The following are from one region of the Bacteroidota bacterium genome:
- a CDS encoding UDP-2,3-diacylglucosamine diphosphatase: MSENLKGKIYFASDFHLGAPDHASSLVREKKIVAWMNSIKADCSELFLVGDIFDAWFEYKRVVPKGFVRLMGKIAEFTDAGIPVHVFSGNHDMWMFGYLVDECGVKLYHAPMQREWNGKKFFIGHGDGLGPGDGGYKFMKGGFRNKFLQWCYARLHPNFAVRLAQKISMRGFEKKEKQLKYHGDDKELLMLFCRQKLKTEHFDYFIFGHRHIPLDLECGKNSRYINLGDWIRSESYAAFDGEKVELKKFSV; the protein is encoded by the coding sequence ATGAGCGAAAATCTCAAAGGAAAAATTTATTTCGCTTCCGACTTTCATCTCGGCGCACCCGATCATGCATCGAGTCTTGTGCGTGAAAAGAAAATCGTGGCGTGGATGAATTCGATCAAAGCAGATTGTTCTGAACTTTTTCTTGTCGGCGATATTTTCGATGCATGGTTCGAATACAAGCGTGTAGTGCCGAAAGGATTTGTTCGTTTGATGGGAAAAATTGCAGAGTTTACCGACGCAGGAATTCCCGTTCATGTTTTTTCCGGCAATCATGATATGTGGATGTTCGGTTACCTCGTGGATGAGTGCGGCGTTAAATTATATCACGCGCCGATGCAGCGCGAGTGGAACGGAAAAAAATTCTTCATCGGTCATGGCGATGGCCTTGGACCCGGCGATGGCGGTTACAAATTCATGAAAGGCGGATTCCGGAATAAATTTCTCCAGTGGTGTTATGCGCGGCTGCATCCGAATTTCGCTGTACGATTAGCGCAGAAAATTTCGATGAGAGGATTTGAAAAAAAAGAAAAACAATTGAAATATCACGGCGATGATAAAGAACTGCTGATGCTTTTCTGCAGACAGAAATTAAAAACAGAACATTTCGATTATTTTATTTTCGGCCACCGCCACATTCCGCTCGATCTTGAATGCGGAAAAAATTCACGTTACATTAATCTTGGTGATTGGATAAGATCAGAAAGTTACGCGGCGTTTGATGGAGAAAAAGTGGAGTTGAAGAAATTTTCAGTTTAA
- a CDS encoding bifunctional GNAT family N-acetyltransferase/carbon-nitrogen hydrolase family protein: MLKDIRKVEVRHLNVDDYLGLRNSMVEAYKNWHGSIWSEENIRQLLATFPEGQIVVLVNGKVVGCALSIIVNYESFGDDHTYQAITGNYTFSTHIKEGDVLYGIEVFIHPDYRGLRLARRLYDARKELCEKLNLKSIIFGGRIPNFAAHADKVTPKEYINKVKMKEIYDPVLSFQLSNEFHVKKLLVNYMPGDVESKEFATLMEWNNVLYAEHKKTLQHGKSIVRLGLIQWEMRSFTDMNSLCEQIEFFIDSVSGYNADFALFPELFNAPLMADFNHKSEADAIRSLAEFTEPLRDKFIDYAITYNVNIITGSMPFIKEGKLFNVGYLCRRDGSLERYSKLHATPNEVAAWGITGGNKLKVFDTDSGKIGVLVCYDIEFPELARLLALDGMEILFVPFLTDTQNSFTRVRTCARARAIENECYVAIAGGVGNLPKVHNMDIQFAQSAVFTPADFAFPTNGIKAEATPNAETVLIADLDLDLLKKLRSNGSVRNLQDRRTDIYELKKLKPNGRRELLQKYADNKPVLHFLNPIILSDNPIPDYGHHSKNGTPLH; the protein is encoded by the coding sequence CTGCTTAAGGATATTCGTAAAGTAGAAGTGAGGCATCTCAACGTAGATGACTATTTGGGATTGCGCAATTCCATGGTGGAAGCTTACAAAAACTGGCATGGTTCCATCTGGTCAGAAGAAAATATAAGACAGTTGCTCGCAACTTTTCCCGAGGGACAAATTGTAGTTCTTGTAAATGGAAAAGTGGTGGGATGTGCACTGTCGATCATCGTGAATTACGAAAGTTTCGGAGATGATCACACGTACCAAGCCATTACGGGAAATTATACTTTCAGCACACATATAAAAGAAGGCGACGTTCTTTACGGGATCGAAGTTTTCATTCATCCCGATTATCGCGGGCTTCGTCTTGCACGTCGTCTTTACGATGCGCGAAAAGAGCTGTGCGAAAAACTGAATCTTAAATCCATCATCTTCGGCGGCCGTATTCCGAATTTCGCAGCACATGCCGATAAAGTAACGCCTAAAGAATATATTAATAAAGTAAAAATGAAAGAGATCTATGACCCGGTTCTTTCATTTCAACTCTCGAATGAATTTCACGTGAAAAAATTACTCGTGAATTATATGCCCGGCGATGTGGAGTCGAAGGAATTTGCAACGCTCATGGAATGGAACAATGTGCTGTATGCCGAACATAAGAAAACATTGCAGCACGGAAAAAGTATTGTGCGGCTCGGACTCATACAATGGGAAATGCGTTCATTCACCGATATGAATTCGCTCTGCGAACAAATAGAATTCTTCATCGATTCTGTTTCCGGTTACAATGCCGACTTCGCACTCTTCCCCGAATTATTCAACGCACCGCTCATGGCCGACTTCAACCACAAGTCTGAAGCGGATGCGATCAGGAGTCTTGCCGAATTCACCGAACCGCTGCGTGATAAATTTATTGACTATGCGATCACTTACAACGTGAATATCATTACGGGCAGCATGCCTTTCATAAAAGAAGGAAAACTTTTTAATGTAGGTTATCTCTGCCGGCGCGATGGTTCGCTGGAACGTTATTCCAAACTTCACGCAACGCCGAATGAAGTTGCCGCATGGGGAATTACCGGTGGAAATAAATTAAAAGTTTTTGATACAGATTCTGGAAAGATAGGCGTCCTGGTTTGTTACGACATCGAATTCCCGGAGCTTGCACGTTTACTTGCGCTCGATGGAATGGAAATTCTTTTTGTTCCTTTTCTCACCGATACGCAGAATTCTTTCACTCGTGTTCGCACCTGCGCGCGCGCCAGGGCAATTGAAAACGAATGTTACGTAGCCATCGCAGGTGGAGTAGGAAACCTTCCGAAGGTACATAACATGGATATCCAGTTTGCGCAGTCAGCAGTTTTCACTCCTGCCGATTTTGCTTTTCCTACCAATGGAATAAAAGCAGAAGCAACACCGAATGCAGAAACAGTGCTCATTGCCGATCTTGATCTCGATCTGCTAAAAAAACTTCGTTCGAACGGAAGTGTGCGCAACCTGCAGGACCGCAGAACAGATATTTATGAATTGAAAAAACTGAAACCGAACGGGCGACGTGAGTTGCTGCAGAAATATGCGGATAACAAACCGGTATTACATTTTCTGAATCCTATTATTCTTTCTGACAATCCAATTCCGGATTACGGTCATCACAGCAAGAACGGAACGCCGCTGCATTGA
- a CDS encoding pyridoxamine 5'-phosphate oxidase family protein, whose protein sequence is MTKDFLFDFISKHRHAVLATVTKNKIPEAALVGFAVNRDLEIIFDTVTTSRKYKNLIADPSIAFVIGWENEQTVQYEGRAEVLKGPDEKELLEIYFEKFPDGRERKETWKDLVHFRVSPVWIRFSDFNIPIIKEKKF, encoded by the coding sequence ATGACAAAAGATTTTCTCTTCGATTTTATTTCAAAACACAGGCATGCAGTGCTTGCAACAGTTACGAAAAATAAAATTCCGGAAGCAGCGCTTGTTGGATTTGCAGTCAACCGCGACCTTGAAATAATTTTTGACACGGTTACTACTTCGAGAAAATATAAAAATCTTATTGCTGATCCTTCCATTGCTTTTGTGATCGGATGGGAAAATGAACAGACTGTGCAGTATGAAGGAAGAGCGGAAGTGTTGAAGGGGCCGGATGAAAAAGAACTGCTGGAAATTTATTTTGAAAAATTTCCTGATGGAAGAGAGCGGAAAGAAACATGGAAGGATCTTGTTCATTTCCGTGTTTCACCCGTGTGGATCCGTTTTTCGGATTTCAATATTCCAATCATAAAAGAGAAAAAATTCTGA
- a CDS encoding M1 family metallopeptidase — MKTKLLLSSLFLPAIFSAQSSAKAYFQQDVAYEIHVSLDDTKDELHAKETIMYKNNSPDQLTFIYMHLWPNGYKDDNTPLGRQLLQDGDLFMHYASEKDHGWIDSLDFKVDGQSVKLEYETNSPDIGKIFLNTPLQPGGQIEISTPFHVHIPSGKISRLGHIGQQYQITQWYPKPAVYDKDGWEQIPYLNQGEFYSEFGIFDVYISLPKNYVLGATGDIQDNQPEKDFLDSIAKASKDIALYNKKDDQFPESSKEWKTVHYHQEHVHDFAWFCDKRYHVLKGEVELPHTHAKVTTWVMYTNQYADIWKDAIPYVNDALFYYSKWNGDYTYDVCTAVDGALSAGGGMEYPNITVIGAASNAMMLDIVITHEVGHNWFYGMLGSNERKHAWMDEGINSANEERYVATKYPNAALVGGKAGPSKVSHIFDLDQYSHAAEYYEGYAFCARTASDQPIETHSKDFTTINYGTIVYMKSAVVFTYLRAYLGDSLYDKCFQNYFDKWHWHHPMPEDIRAVFEQTTGKNLSWFFDDLIDTDKKIDFKLKAWDKFPATDAKYPNAYGVEVKNVGEVAGPVCVNAIKDGRVVATKWFDPLPVSDTVGFCIFPAGDYDAFEIDQPGNIPEINRKNNTAYTHGVLRKVEPLKLQFGGSLDDAHRTQLFYVPALGFNMYDKFMFGAAVYNHVIPGKTFEWTAVPMYSFGDHSIVGHADAFLNFKPNGFIHDWRIGANANMYHYYTVQPYDYPEGTQTPDRRFVFKKVAPEMKFNFKKCYPRSPISQSLRLRGIWLQTNQFQYTVNVGPVSNIETITEIKAPVKEYYEAMYSISSSRKINGWDANLVFQGGDYMNKLQVTGNYHLTIMKNKNIDFRFFTGTFLKTLPEDAGRYSFKTSSWGPLGIGNQDYLFDNIFFGRSEQNGLFAQQMAIADGGFKIPTAVGRSDQWLSALDVTIPMPVQNKYLSHIKFFADGAICSTQASGIRPFQYEAGIQLSIIRGGFCDVFFPLVYSKDIKDEIQANDLKFGNLIRFTFNIGSFNPSEIAKSIQL; from the coding sequence ATGAAAACAAAATTACTTCTCTCTTCTCTTTTTCTTCCGGCAATTTTTTCTGCACAATCATCCGCGAAAGCTTATTTCCAGCAAGACGTTGCTTACGAAATTCATGTTTCTCTCGATGATACCAAAGATGAATTGCACGCGAAGGAAACAATCATGTATAAAAATAATTCTCCCGATCAGCTCACTTTTATTTACATGCATCTTTGGCCGAATGGTTACAAAGATGACAACACTCCCCTCGGCCGACAGTTGCTGCAGGACGGCGATCTTTTTATGCATTATGCGAGTGAAAAAGATCATGGCTGGATTGACTCGCTCGATTTTAAAGTGGATGGACAATCTGTTAAGCTCGAATATGAAACAAATTCACCCGACATTGGAAAAATTTTCCTGAACACTCCTCTTCAACCCGGAGGACAAATTGAAATTTCTACTCCGTTCCATGTTCATATTCCGAGTGGAAAAATTTCACGTCTCGGCCACATCGGCCAGCAGTACCAGATCACGCAATGGTATCCGAAACCGGCAGTGTACGACAAAGACGGATGGGAACAGATTCCTTATCTCAACCAGGGAGAATTTTATTCTGAGTTCGGAATTTTTGATGTGTACATTTCTCTTCCGAAAAATTATGTGCTTGGCGCGACCGGCGATATTCAGGACAACCAGCCGGAAAAAGATTTTCTCGACAGCATTGCAAAAGCTTCGAAAGACATTGCGCTCTACAACAAGAAGGATGATCAATTTCCCGAATCATCCAAAGAATGGAAAACCGTTCACTATCACCAGGAACACGTTCATGATTTTGCATGGTTCTGCGACAAACGTTATCACGTTCTCAAAGGAGAAGTGGAACTTCCGCACACGCACGCGAAGGTGACCACGTGGGTGATGTACACGAACCAGTATGCCGACATCTGGAAAGATGCGATTCCCTATGTGAATGATGCGTTGTTTTATTATTCTAAATGGAATGGCGATTACACGTATGATGTTTGCACTGCCGTGGATGGTGCATTAAGTGCGGGAGGCGGAATGGAATATCCGAACATCACAGTGATAGGCGCAGCATCGAACGCGATGATGCTCGACATCGTGATCACGCATGAAGTGGGACACAACTGGTTTTACGGAATGCTCGGCAGCAACGAACGCAAGCATGCGTGGATGGATGAAGGAATTAATTCTGCGAATGAAGAACGTTACGTTGCAACAAAATATCCGAACGCAGCTTTGGTCGGAGGAAAAGCAGGGCCAAGCAAAGTTTCTCACATATTCGATCTCGATCAATATTCTCATGCAGCAGAATATTACGAAGGATATGCTTTCTGCGCGCGCACTGCATCCGATCAGCCGATAGAAACGCATTCGAAAGATTTTACAACAATCAATTACGGAACGATCGTGTACATGAAGAGCGCGGTGGTCTTCACTTACCTGCGCGCGTACCTCGGCGATTCTCTTTACGACAAATGCTTTCAGAATTATTTTGACAAATGGCACTGGCATCATCCCATGCCGGAAGATATCCGCGCGGTGTTTGAACAAACTACCGGAAAAAATCTTTCCTGGTTTTTTGATGATCTCATTGATACGGATAAAAAAATCGATTTTAAATTAAAAGCCTGGGATAAGTTTCCCGCAACAGATGCTAAATATCCGAACGCTTATGGTGTTGAGGTAAAAAATGTAGGAGAAGTTGCAGGCCCCGTTTGTGTAAATGCGATCAAAGACGGAAGAGTCGTAGCAACAAAATGGTTCGATCCTCTTCCGGTGAGTGACACCGTCGGATTCTGCATTTTTCCCGCCGGCGATTACGATGCATTCGAAATAGATCAGCCGGGAAATATTCCGGAGATCAACCGGAAAAATAATACCGCGTACACGCACGGAGTGTTGAGAAAAGTTGAACCGCTCAAATTACAATTCGGCGGAAGTCTCGACGATGCGCACCGCACACAATTATTTTACGTGCCGGCACTGGGATTCAACATGTATGATAAATTCATGTTCGGTGCTGCAGTTTACAATCATGTTATTCCCGGAAAAACTTTTGAATGGACGGCAGTTCCGATGTATTCCTTCGGTGATCATTCCATCGTTGGACATGCGGACGCATTTTTAAATTTCAAACCAAATGGATTTATTCATGACTGGAGGATCGGTGCGAATGCAAATATGTATCATTATTACACGGTGCAACCGTACGATTATCCTGAAGGAACCCAAACACCTGACCGGAGGTTTGTTTTTAAAAAGGTAGCTCCGGAAATGAAATTCAATTTTAAAAAATGTTATCCGCGTAGTCCGATCTCTCAGAGTCTTCGTTTGCGCGGGATATGGTTGCAGACAAACCAGTTTCAATACACGGTGAATGTGGGGCCCGTTTCGAATATTGAAACGATCACGGAGATCAAGGCGCCGGTAAAAGAATATTATGAAGCGATGTATTCGATCTCCAGCTCAAGAAAAATAAACGGATGGGATGCGAATCTTGTTTTCCAGGGCGGCGATTACATGAACAAATTACAAGTGACCGGAAATTATCATCTCACGATAATGAAAAATAAAAATATTGATTTCCGTTTTTTCACAGGAACTTTCTTAAAAACACTTCCTGAAGATGCCGGCCGCTACAGTTTCAAAACCAGCAGTTGGGGCCCGCTCGGGATAGGAAATCAGGATTATCTTTTCGACAATATTTTCTTCGGAAGAAGTGAACAGAACGGATTGTTTGCACAGCAGATGGCCATTGCCGACGGAGGATTTAAAATTCCAACAGCAGTGGGAAGAAGTGATCAATGGTTGTCGGCGCTTGATGTGACGATCCCGATGCCGGTGCAGAATAAATATTTAAGCCACATCAAATTTTTTGCCGATGGCGCTATTTGTTCTACGCAAGCAAGCGGTATTCGTCCGTTCCAGTATGAAGCGGGAATTCAGCTCAGCATCATACGCGGAGGATTCTGCGATGTATTTTTCCCGCTTGTTTATTCGAAGGACATCAAAGATGAGATCCAGGCGAACGATCTTAAATTCGGAAACCTCATCCGCTTTACTTTCAACATCGGTTCCTTCAATCCTTCTGAAATCGCAAAAAGCATTCAATTGTAA